One Lacunisphaera limnophila DNA window includes the following coding sequences:
- a CDS encoding ABC transporter permease produces MPAPRPLIPSGLTLLNWFLRGWTGLVFAFLYAPIAVLVVFSFNSSRLNIVWESFTFNWYERLLTNAPLIKAAKNSLIVASISTILSVVLGTAGAWLLHRYRFRFSRAIQTLVAIPMVMPEILLGISLLILFVTAGLKLGFTSVIIGHVTFSFPFVLVAVQARLQGLDPALEEAALDLGASPLKAFWLVIVPCLRPAIIAGGLMAFTLSMDELIVTVFVKSAASATLPVKVFDMARVGLNPMLNALSAIFIIATVAFVLFSEYLKKLSR; encoded by the coding sequence ATGCCTGCGCCACGTCCGCTCATTCCATCCGGCCTCACCCTCCTCAATTGGTTTCTGCGCGGCTGGACCGGTCTGGTTTTCGCCTTTCTCTACGCCCCCATCGCGGTGTTGGTGGTGTTCTCGTTCAATTCCTCCCGGCTCAACATCGTCTGGGAGAGCTTCACGTTCAACTGGTATGAGCGGCTGCTGACCAACGCCCCGCTCATCAAGGCGGCGAAGAACAGCCTCATCGTTGCCTCCATCTCGACGATTCTCTCGGTGGTGCTGGGCACCGCCGGCGCCTGGCTGCTGCACCGCTACCGTTTCCGCTTTTCCCGCGCCATCCAAACCCTGGTGGCGATCCCGATGGTCATGCCGGAGATCCTGCTCGGCATCAGCCTGCTCATTCTCTTTGTCACCGCCGGGCTGAAGCTCGGTTTCACCTCCGTCATCATCGGTCACGTGACCTTCAGCTTCCCCTTCGTGCTGGTGGCGGTGCAGGCCCGCCTGCAGGGGCTCGACCCCGCGCTGGAAGAGGCGGCCCTCGACCTGGGCGCCTCGCCACTCAAGGCCTTCTGGCTCGTCATCGTGCCTTGTCTCCGTCCGGCGATCATCGCCGGCGGGCTCATGGCCTTCACCCTTTCGATGGACGAACTCATCGTGACCGTCTTCGTCAAATCGGCGGCGTCCGCCACGCTCCCGGTCAAGGTCTTCGACATGGCCCGCGTGGGGCTCAATCCCATGCTCAACGCCCTCTCGGCCATTTTCATCATCGCCACCGTGGCCTTCGTGCTCTTTTCCGAATACCTCAAGAAACTCAGTCGCTGA
- a CDS encoding aldo/keto reductase, with protein sequence MNTRIFGRTGRGVGEVGLGCWQIGGNWGDVSDETALAVLRTAYELGTTFFDTADVYGGGRSETLIGRFLRETKARDRLFIATKLGRRGDPGWPANFSRAAVRAHTEDSLRRLGLDALDLTQLHCVPPEELKRGELFGWLEELKQEGKLKAYGASVESMDEALWCCAQPGCASLQIIFNIFRQKPIHTLFDVARANGVALIVRLPLASGLLGGRMSATTSFPADDHRNFNRDGQAFNVGETFAGLPFAKGVELADALKPQVPAGQTMAEWALRWCLDFEAISVVIPGAKTPDQARANIRAGSLPPLGATKHVQLAAFYERHVAAYIRGPY encoded by the coding sequence ATGAACACGCGCATATTCGGCCGCACGGGCAGGGGGGTGGGGGAGGTCGGGCTGGGCTGCTGGCAGATCGGCGGCAACTGGGGCGATGTATCCGACGAGACCGCGCTCGCCGTCCTCCGCACCGCGTACGAACTCGGCACCACCTTCTTCGATACCGCCGACGTGTATGGCGGCGGCCGGAGCGAGACGCTCATCGGCCGCTTCCTCCGGGAGACCAAGGCCCGCGACCGGCTCTTCATCGCCACCAAGCTGGGGCGCCGCGGCGATCCGGGCTGGCCGGCGAACTTCAGCCGCGCGGCGGTCCGCGCCCACACGGAGGATTCGCTCCGCCGGCTCGGGCTGGATGCGCTCGACCTGACCCAGCTCCACTGCGTGCCGCCGGAGGAATTGAAGCGCGGCGAGTTGTTCGGCTGGCTGGAGGAGCTCAAGCAGGAGGGCAAACTCAAGGCTTACGGTGCCAGTGTGGAATCCATGGACGAGGCCCTCTGGTGCTGCGCCCAGCCCGGCTGCGCCTCGCTGCAGATCATCTTCAATATCTTCCGGCAAAAACCGATCCACACCCTGTTCGACGTGGCCCGGGCCAATGGGGTGGCCCTCATCGTGCGCCTGCCGCTGGCGAGCGGTCTGCTTGGCGGGCGCATGTCAGCGACCACGAGCTTCCCGGCCGACGACCACCGCAATTTCAACCGCGACGGCCAGGCGTTCAACGTCGGCGAGACCTTTGCCGGGTTGCCCTTTGCCAAGGGGGTTGAACTGGCCGACGCCCTCAAACCGCAGGTGCCGGCCGGCCAGACCATGGCCGAGTGGGCCCTGCGTTGGTGCCTGGATTTCGAGGCGATCAGCGTGGTCATCCCCGGGGCGAAAACCCCGGATCAGGCCCGGGCGAACATCCGCGCGGGATCGTTGCCCCCGTTGGGTGCGACGAAACACGTGCAGCTGGCCGCCTTCTACGAGCGCCACGTCGCGGCGTACATCCGCGGGCCGTACTGA